A genome region from Setaria italica strain Yugu1 chromosome III, Setaria_italica_v2.0, whole genome shotgun sequence includes the following:
- the LOC101776175 gene encoding uncharacterized protein LOC101776175, with the protein MSAHLSPPHHPSLAAGDAKKQPHLGADPSKRASCFGLLGGGGGDHHHHHPKKPGPSAAKLALASFLGVIVLLAADASLAGAGAHRRLRRQYLHYVGSGSVEAGSPPWLSVPDRPNFTDDLLARWLAPGGTPCRDARTANISVPVLDGAAARVEATELRAGEIHEFTFWALDDAGKRRCLGGDYFEVDLSGDAWKSRPPVVDRGDGSYSFRLQVAPRFAAGEFRLTVVLLFRSWEGLKFSSARFKYRAELRRIPLLFRPDSNVSLPALETCRAADFARDAWSGRWTRLAKNDDCEEVDAAGRYRCLEPDHPCEAPWCDGPLGALESNGWVYSAHCSFRLFAADAAWRCLDGKWLFFWGDSNHVDTIRNLLTFVLGVTDTSAVTRRFDAVFTNPSGGPGTLRITSIFNGHWNMSMNYLGLHSLRNREFRQLIRSYFMSSDHVPDVVILNSGLHDGCYWTSVRAYAQGAEFAAQFWSGIMAKVRARVHASPRVFYRTTIATGGYARDLAFNPSKMEAFNGVLVEKMRRHGVLTGGVIDNFDMTFPWHYDNRCNDGVHYGRAPARLVWRDGKIGHQYFVDLMLGHVLLNAICNG; encoded by the coding sequence ATGTCGGCGCACCTCTCGCCGCCCCACCACCCATCcctcgccgccggggacgcCAAGAAGCAGCCGCACCTCGGGGCCGACCCCAGCAAGCGGGCCTCCTGCttcggcctcctcggcggcggcggcggcgaccaccaccaccaccaccccaagAAGCCCGGCCCCTCCGCGGCCAAGCTCGCGCTCGCGTCCTTCCTCGGCGtcatcgtcctcctcgccgccgacgcctccctcgccggcgccggcgcgcaccGGCGCCTGCGCCGCCAGTACCTGCATTACGTCGGCAGCGGGAGCGTGGAGGCCGGCTCGCCCCCGTGGCTCTCCGTGCCGGACCGCCCCAACTTCACCGACGACCTCCTCGCGCGGTGGCTCGCGCCGGGGGGCACCCCGTGCCGGGACGCGCGCACGGCCAACATCTCCGTCCCGGTcctcgacggcgccgcggcAAGGGTGGAGGCGACCGAGCTCCGCGCGGGCGAGATCCACGAGTTCACGTTCTGGGCCCTGGACGACGCAGGGAAGCGGCGCTGCCTCGGCGGGGACTACTTCGAGGTCGACCTTTCCGGGGACGCGTGGAAGTCGCGGCCCCCCGTCGTGGACCGCGGCGACGGCTCCTACTCTTTCCGCCTCCAGGTCGCGCCCCGCTTCGCGGCGGGGGAGTTCCGCCTCACCGTCGTCCTCCTCTTCCGCAGCTGGGAGGGGCTCAAGTTCTCCTCCGCGAGGTTCAAGTACCGTGCCGAGCTGCGCCGCATCCCCCTCCTGTTCCGGCCGGACAGCAACGTGTCGCTCCCGGCGCTGGAGACGTGCCGCGCGGCGGACTTCGCGCGCGACGCCTGGTCCGGCCGGTGGACGCGGCTCGCCAAGAACGACGACTGCGAGGAggtcgacgccgccggccggtaCCGGTGCCTGGAGCCGGACCACCCGTGCGAGGCGCCGTGGTGCGACGGGCCGCTCGGCGCGCTGGAGAGCAACGGGTGGGTGTACTCGGCGCACTGCTCCTTCAGGCTCTtcgccgccgacgcggcgtGGCGGTGCCTGGACGGCAAGTGGCTCTTCTTCTGGGGCGACTCCAACCACGTCGACACCATCCGGAACCTCCTCACCTTCGTCCTCGGCGTCACGGACACATCCGCCGTGACGCGCCGGTTCGACGCCGTGTTCACGAACCCCAGCGGCGGGCCGGGGACTCTGAGGATCACGAGCATCTTCAACGGCCACTGGAACATGAGCATGAACTACCTCGGCCTGCATTCCCTTCGGAACAGGGAGTTCCGGCAGCTAATCCGGTCCTACTTCATGTCCAGTGACCACGTCCCGGATGTTGTGATCCTGAACTCCGGCCTGCACGACGGGTGCTACTGGACCAGTGTCCGCGCCTACGCTCAGGGTGCTGAGTTCGCAGCACAGTTCTGGTCAGGAATCATGGCCAAAGTGCGTGCTCGTGTCCACGCATCGCCGAGGGTGTTCTACCGTACTACGATCGCTACTGGGGGTTATGCTAGGGACCTCGCATTCAATCCAAGCAAGATGGAGGCGTTCAATGGCGTGCTCGTTGAGAAGATGAGGCGGCATGGGGTGCTCACTGGTGGGGTGATCGACAATTTCGACATGACATTCCCATGGCACTACGACAACCGTTGCAATGACGGTGTGCACTACGGGCGTGCACCGGCGAGGCTGGTGTGGCGGGATGGCAAGATTGGGCACCAGTACTTCGTGGACCTGATGCTGGGCCATGTGCTCCTCAATGCCATCTGCAATGGATGA